gcacttataatgtggtgacagagcctctttacttatataggagatagggcacttataatgtggtgacagagcctctttacttatataggagatagggcacttataatgtggtgacagagtctcattacttatataggacatagggcacttataatgtggtgacagagtctctttacttatataggagatagggcacttataatgtggtgacagagcctctttacttatataggagataggacacttataatgtggtgacagagcctctttacttatataggagataggacacttataatgtggtgacagcctctttacttatataggagataggacacttataatgtggtgacagagcctctttacttatataggagatagggcacttataatgtggtgacagagcctctttacttatataggagatagggcacttataatgtggtgacagagcctctttacttatataggagatagggcacttataatgtggtgacagagtctcattacttatataggacatagggcacttataatgtggtgacagagtctctttacttatataggagatagggcacttataatgtggtgacagagcctctttacttatataggagataggacacttataatgtggtgacagagcctctttacttatataggagataggacacttataatgtggtgacagcctctttacttatataggagataggacacttataatgtggtgacagagcctctttacttatataggagataggacacttataatgtggtgacagagtctctttacttatataggagataggacacttataatgtggtgacatagcctctttacttatataggagataggacacttataatgtggtgacagagtctctttacttatatagaagatagggcacttataatgtggtgacagcctctttacttatataggagatagggcatgtcatggggttcgttacattaatacacgatcaacagagccagagacgacagggcaactccaacagggtttattgcatccaatgttgacagaacaagtcacgttcaatgcaggaacaacacacagtccacaaaataaggtagtcacaggaacatcttcagagtgctggcctcagcttcagctctccttcaggtctaaatccagaagattcctatcctccccaggacaagcccttatatccactcagggggaggaacatcttggcagtttctagtcaccatcattataatgactttagtttgtagtcatacactgtctgtaagtgagttgtggtcctttgtgctatgatgtgtattgccacagtcaggatgagaacacaatggggaagataattggatcacccttgtttgctggtctgcacctgagctgaatataactgtggtgcctcctgatgaccccctgtggggtctggacaatgacaacactttgtcttgtggacttcacctctgactcgtccaattgtccataggctggagacacgacctgtggtacttgattagagagttatccctctctgctgaggactcacaataaaccacatataatgcaccatcacaacctctcccctcatataataagtgagctggccatgtggcctacacaggccgctggccacctcactcGTAGTGCCCACTGATCCACATTGTAGGACCACAGAACAATTCCCAACAGTTGGCGGGTTCCTCGATCGGTTCAGGGGGGAAGGGCAGTCTATGGCTCTTCTTGTCGGGACAGTCCATCAGCGTTCTGGTGTTGGCTTCCCCGTTTGTATTGGATGGAGAAGCTGTAAGGTTGTAAGGACAGGCTCCACCGCAGTAATCGTCCATTGTCCCCTGACACTCGGTTCAGCCATGTGAGGGGGTTGTGATCCGTTACAATGGTAAAGTCTCTGCCATACAGGTATGGCTGTAATTTTTTGAGAGCCCATACGATGGCAAGGCACTCTTTTTCAATAGTAGCATAGGCAACTTCCCGATCCAGGAGTTTACGACTTATGAAAGCAACTGGATGCTCATGCCCAGCCGCATCTATCTGGCTAAGAACTGCTCCAATCCCGTAAGTGGACGCATCTGTCTGCACAAGGAACCTGCGCTTGTAGTCTGGTGCGGCcaagacaggggcagtggtgagagCCGTCTTTAATGCTGTAAAGGCTTCCTCGCAGGCAGGTGCCCACTTCACCATTCTTGGCATGTTTTTGCGGGTCAGGTCATTTAGGGGCTTTGCCAGGGCACTGAAATGAGAAACAAATTTTCGGTAGTAACTAGCGGTCCCCAAAAAGGCCAGTACTTGTTTCTTAGTTTGAGGGGTAGGCCAGTTGCTAATGGCTTCCACCTTGGCAGGCTCAGGTCTTAGGGTCCCACCTCCTACTCTGTGCCCCAGATACTGCACCTCAGCCATACCCAACTGGCATTTATCAGGGCGAATTGTCAGTCCTGCTGCGAGAATATGGTCTAGCACTATGCCCAAGTGTTTAAGATGTTCCTCCCATGATGTGCTGAAAATGGCAATATCATCCAAGTATGCACAGGCAAAGTCCTGACATTGTTCTAGCAGCCGGTCTACCAATCTTTGGAAGGTTGCTGGGGCATTTTTCATCCCAAAGGGCATTCCCAAGAACTCAAAGAGGGTAATAAACGCAGATCGCTCCCGGGCATTCTCTGTTAGGGGTATCTGCCAGTACCCCTTGCTCAAGTCTAATGTAGTTACAAATCGAGCACTGGCTAGCCGATCCAGTAGATCGTCAATCCGGGGCATAGGGTacgcgtcacttttggtggcatcGTTTAGGCGCCGGTAATCTACGCAGAATCGCGTTGTGCCATCCTTTTTGGGCACCAGTACCACAGGGGATGCCCAGGGGCTCTGGGAAGGCCTAATAATCCCAAGTTGTTTCATGTCCGCCAGTTCACTTTTGATCATGTCCCGAACAGCCTCTGGAACTCGGTAGGGGGCCTGCTGGATGGGGCGTTGCCCTTGAGTTTCCACATGGTGACTGGTGAGAGTTGTCCGTCCAGGTGCTGAGGAGAAAGCGGAAGCTCTTGGTCCCAGCAAGGCGAGAATATCATCCTTTTGGATATCTGACAGATGGAGTCCTAGGGGCACTTGGTTCAGAGTACCCCCAGCTCGAGACAGATGCAGAAGGTCTGGTAGGGAGTCGTCTCCTTCCTTATCACTAGGGGGACAGCAGATAGCCAAAACAGGCAGGGATCGGTCGTGGTACTCTTTCAGCATGTTGATGTGGACCGTCTTTTGTCGCCGGCCACTAGGGTCCATGGCAATGACGTAGTTAGTGTCATTAAGTTTTCGGATAACTCGGTAAGGACCATCCCATGTTGCTTGCAGCTTGTTGGCAGGGACAGCGTTAATCATAAGCACTTGTTGTCCTTCAATAAACTCACGGGTCCTGGCTTTCCGATTATACCAGGTCTTCTGGCGGTACTGGGCCTGTTGCAGGTGTTCTTTAGCCAAGGTAGTTAGTCGTGTAAGGCGATCTCGAAATTCCAGAACATACGGAATGACAGGTACTCCAGTGTCGGTGATCTCTCCCTCCCAGTATTCCTTTAGAAGGGTCAGGGGCCCACGGACCTTCCGACCGTAGAGCAGTTCGAAAGGGGAAAATCCGGTTGACTCTTGGGGCACCTCCCGGTAGGCAAACAGGAGATGTGGCAGATATTGCTCCCAGTCCCGTTCAGTGTCTGCAAAGGCGCGAAGCATATTTTTTAGGGTTCCATTGAAACGTTCACACAGTCCATTGGTTTGGGGGTGGTATGGGGTGGTGCGAATGGCTCGGACGCCACAGGTGTGCCAGAGAGACTGGACCAGGTCTGACATGAACTGAGTTCCTTGGTCTGATAGTATTTCACTGGGGAACCCTACTCGGGTAAAGATGGTAACAAGAGCCTCTGCTACCTTCATGGCTGTAATGCTGGACAGAGCCACGGCCTCAGGATAGCGGGTGGCATAATCCACCACCGTCAGAATAAACCGTTTCCCTGTTCTGCTGGGGTGCGCCAAAGGTCCTATTATATCCACAGCTACACGCTGAAATGGCTCCTCAATGATTGGCAGGGATTGCAGGGGTACCTTGTGACGAGCACCTGGATGTCGCATCCGTTGGCACACATCACAGGTACGGCAGTATCGAACTACTGATTGTGAAACgccaggccagtaaaagttgtgGGTGATTCTTTTCTCTGTCCGTTTCCTACCTTGATGACCCGATAAGGGGATGTCATGAGCCAGTTGGAGTAGCTGCAGCCTATACTTTTGGGGGACAATGAGTTGCCTGGTAGTCGCTTCAGGGTTGACCCCACCCCGGGCCTCTACTAACCGATAATACAATCCCTTATCCCTGGTGATCCTATCGCCATTCTCTCCCTCCTGCCCAGTTTCTGCCCTTAGTTTAATAGCTGCCAAGGTCGGATCACCTTCTATTTCTTGCCTAAACTCTTCCCGGTCCCAAAAGTCTCTCAATGTAGAAGCAGTAGATGTAGCTCTTACCAGTTCAGTTGGGGGTCCTGGATGCTGCTCCACAGTAAAATCAGAAATTCTTTGTGCTTGGGCAGCTTGGTTACGGGTGACAGCTCCCACAAAATGGCACTGTAATTCCCCAATGTCATTCCCAAGGAGAACATCCGCGGGAAGTCCACCCATAACTCCAATCCAACACAGTCTTTCTCCGTAACCATAATCCAAATGTACAGCAGCCTTCTGGATATATTTGCGAGTACCCCCTGCCAGTGCGATGGGTATTCCTGGGCCTTGATGGATTGCCTCTGGCCGAACCACACGTGGGTCAGCAATGGTCAGGAACGCCCCAGTGTCTCTAAAGCCAGTCACCTTATATCCATCAATAAAAACATCCTGCAGATGGCGCTGCCTTTGCTCTGGGTAACTTTTCGCAAGGGACTGAATGCCATATAAGCCAGGGGGGGTCTCCGTGATGCAGGGTTCGGTAGTCCACTCTGGTGGGGGTGGTGGGAACTCTTCCTCAGGCAGGATGGAGTGCACAAGATGCccagggggaggggggaaaggtcgGAGCTCCCTTCGATTTCTTGAGGGGCAGCTAGACTGTAAGTGGCCAGGCTGACCGCACCCATAACACTTCCTTTCTGAGATCCCTCCATATCGCGGTCGGAACTGTGGGGCCCCTGGATTGGTTGGCATGGTTGTTATTGGCCTGCGGATGGGTTGAGGGCCGTATATGACAGGAGGTGGCCGGGGGGCTGGGTTAGATTGAGGTTTATTGTCCAGTAGCCTCCTCCACTGAGGTTTGATGGTAAGTGCCTCATCAGCCAGGgctgcagctccattcaatgttGGTGGCTTACGTTCGCGGACCCATTCCCGTATTTCCTGGGGGCACTTGGTATAAAACTGTTCTTTCAGGAACGCTTGTAGAATATCGTCCACAGTGAAGGCGCTCTCGGCTTCCAGCCATCTCTGACACGCCCGGGACATTTTATGGGCATACATCCTAAAAGATCCACCAGCAGTACAGGGAAGGTCTCGGAATTGGGCCCGATGTGAGTCTGGGGTGACGGCATAGTAGTCCAAAATAGTTTGTTTCACAATGTCATAGTCCCGGTTCCACTGTGCGTCTAGGGTCCGGTATGCTTCTGCGGCTCCCCCTTCAAGGAGCCCCACTAAAACACGCATCCAATCAGAGGTGGGTACATCCAGCAGGGCGCACTGCTGTTCAAAGTCCTGGAAAAACCCTTCCACATCCCCAGTTTCCTCATTAAACGGCTTGAATTCCTTCCGGGTGACCCGTAAAGTTTCCCGGTTTCTCCGGCTCTCACCCCAGGTAATATTCTGCCCTCTTTCGGCCTCCATTGCAGCCTGTCTCTGTTTTGCCATGTTAGCAGCTTCCAGCTGATACTCCTGAGTAACGATTGATCCCAGAGCTGCCATTTCCTCCTCATACCACACTAACCATTGGCTTTTAGCGGTAAGAGCCCCTGTCTCCGGAGCATGTCCATTAGCCACCTGGGAGGAGGTCACCTGGCTAGCACTCACCAGTAGATCAATTAATGGCTCTTTAGATAGTCCCTGGTAGTTCAGGCCAAGTCCTCGGGCTCGTTCTTGGAGACTAAGTACGGTCCAGTTCCGGAACTCATTCGCTGGGTGGTTCTCCATGGAGCTGcactctgttgatcccacttctgacaccagttgtcatggggttcgttacattaatacacgatcaacagagccagagacgacagggcaactccaacagggtttattgcatccaatgttgacagaacaagtcacgttcaatgcaggaacaacacacagtccacaaaataaggtagtcacaggaacatcttcagagtgctggcctcagcttcagctctccttcaggtctaaatccagaagattcctatcctccccaggacaagcccttatatccactcagggggaggaacatcttggcagtttctagtcaccatcattataatgactttagtttgtagtcatacactgtctgtaagtgagttgtggtcctttgtgctatgatgtgtattgccacagtcaggatgagaacacaatggggaagataattggatcacccttgtttgctggtctgcacctgagctgaatataactgtggtgcccaggggcgtagctagaggctcatgggccccgatgcaaaaattcttactgggccccccccccccgcaaacttctcatggccgacggtccgcagctttcagctgcatcgctgggtctcctaagtgacccaacaatgcagcactagcagccgggggcgtcactatggctgggttcacacacactatttacggacgtaattcgggcgttttagcattgaattacgtccgaaaatgcggctcaaaagcgtcggcaaacatctgcccattcatttgaatgggtcttacgatgttctgtgccgacggtcttttttttttacgcgccgctgtcaaaaggcggagcgtaaaaaagacgcccgcgtcaaaaaagtgcctgtcacttcttcagacgtaaatagagccgttttccatggactccatggaaaaccagcttcaattacttccgtaatggacgcagcaaaaggcacatgccattacggctgaaattacggtgctgttttctcctgaaaacagcaccgtaatttcagccataacagacgctgccgtgtgaacataccctcagggcttaagatgtcagggaaatagccccaatacatatgtgtccgcccaaaaaaaagtgtgtatatgagacagcatagcatatctatagcactacgaccctatacactatggataggattagatacagtggctgagcagacagtatcacacatgataggattagatacagtggctcagaaggcagtatcacacatgataggattagatacagtggctcagcagacagtatcacacatgatcggattagatatagggcccagcagacagtatcacacaagatacgattagatacagggcccagcagacagtatcacacatgattggattagatacacagctcagcagacagtatcacacatgataggattagatacagggcccagctcgctgacattgcggctccagcgctggacccaggaaaggtaagaataataattttgcttctttatgtgttactgattatttttgtgtgtttgtgttttttttacaggttcggttgttggacttcggagtcgaggacttcaatgacggcgttttttttattctcaataaaatggttaatgagggttgtttttttatttcaataaaatattttttctatgtgcttgtatctttttaaactttattatcaccgccttagtaatggccgctggctgattgacaacctccattactaaggcggggcttaatgttagctggtgcagaggccaacactaacccccattattaccccggtacccaccgccaccaggagtactgggaagagccgggtacgaaccagtacccgaccatctgtagtgacgggcaggcaccggggtggcccttcccacccttgtaatgctgcctgctgctgctgtgttgtatctggctggttatgaaaattgggggggacccgacatcgttctttccaattatttttttaaatgacgtggggtcccccccatttttcataaccagccagatacaataaagcagcagcagcctagcattaccagggtggtaggggccactgtttttggcctttcccttcctgataataccagcctgcggccaccccagtggccgaccatcactacagatggtcaagtactggatcgtacccggctcttcccagcacccctggtggcggtgggtaccggggtaataaagggggttggtgttagcctctgcaccggctaacactaagccccgccttagcaatggatgctgtcaatcagctgacggccattactaaggcgatagtaatatagtttaaaaaaaaacacaaagacatagaaaaaatattttattgaaataaaaaaaaacccacacagccctcattaaccattttattaataaaaaaaaagctgtcatcgaagtagtcctggaatccgccgtagtccaacgaccgaacctgtaagaaaacacacaaaaaatgattagtaacacatgtgttagggtatgtgcacacacactaattacgtccgtaattgacggacgtatttcggccgcaagtaccggaccgaacacagtgcagggagccgggctcctagcgtcgcacttatgtacgatgctaggagtccctgcctcgctgcaggacaactgtcccgtactgaaaacatgattacagtacgggacagttgtcctgcagcgaggcagggactcctagcgtcgtacataactatgatactaggagcccggctccctgcactgtgttcggtccggtacttgcggccgaaatacgtccgtcaattacggacgtaattagtgtctgtgcacataccctaaggcttagatacagggcccatgtgtgatactgtctgtgggaccctgtatctaagcctaccacaaggtaggcttagatacagggtccagcagacagtaatcttatacagtataagattactgtgtgctggggccctgtatctaaacctagtgtggtaggcttagatacagggcccagcagacaggatcacacatgggccatgtatctaagcctaccatgtgattggcttagatacagggcccagcaaacaggatcacacaatctgtgatcctgtctcatgggccctctaagcctgatacatcgtaggcttaggggttgtgcagtccctaaacattgatggcctatccacaggataggccatcaatagctgatgtgtcgcccgggacccgcaaatcagctgttttgaaggggccgcagcactcgtacgagagctgcttccccttcatttcactacttgctcacactgtgaatcgccgacaccgattcacagtgtgaccggaatgaagtgaccggaatgaaggggagcagctctcgtacgagtgctgcggccccttcaaaacagctgattggcgggtcccgggagtcggaccccgccagtcagggctaaccttaccttcctcttcggccgcggcgggagttctgtagtctcgatgctgtgcgcggcggcatagcgtggtgacgtcatgcgctgcgcacagcgcttgaagtcaggacctccgctgcgatccggaaccaggaaggtaagtaaagtatgttactatagtaacagggacccgcggcccgagttactatagtaactttttattgatgtggtgcggggggccgtgggcccccctggcttcggggcccggtcgcaattgcgaccgctgcgacccctatagctacgccagtggtggtgcctcctgatgaccccctgtggggtctggacaatgacaacactttgtcttgtggacttcacctctgactcgtccaattgtccataggctggagacacgacctgtggtacttgattagagagttatccctctctgctgaggactcacaataaaccacatataatgcaccatcacagggcacttataatgtggtgacagcctctttacttatataggagataggacacttataatgtggtgacagagcctctttacttatataggagatagggcacttataatgtggtgacagagcctctttacttatataggagatagggcacttataatgtggtgacagagcctctttacttatataggagataggacacttataatgtggtgacagagtctctttacttatataggagatagggcacttataatgtggtgacagagtctctttacttatataggagataggacacttataatgtggtgacagagcctctttacttatataggagataggacacttataatgtggtgacagagtctctttacttatataggagatagggcacttataatgtggtgacagcctctttacttatataggagatagggcacttataatgtggtgacagagcctctttacttatataggagatagggcacttataatgtggtgacagagcctctttacttatataggagataggacacttataatgtggtgacagcctctttacttatataggagatagggcacttataatgtggtgacagagcctctttacttatataggagatagggcacgtataatgtggtgacagagtctctttacttatataggagataggacacttataatgtggtgacagagcctctttacttatataggagataggacacttataatgtggtgacagagcctctttacttatataggagacagggcacttataatgtggtgacagagcctctttacttatataggagatagggcacttataatgtggtgacagagcctctttacttatataggagatagggtacttataatgtggtgacagagcctctttacttatataggagatagggcacttataatgtggtgacagagcctctttacttatataggagatagggcacttataatgtggtgacagagcctctttacttatataggagatagggcacttataatgtggtgacagagcctctttacttatataggagataggacacttataatgtggtgacagagcctctttacttatataggagataggacacttataatgtggtgacagagcctctttacttatataggagataggacacttataatgtggtgacagagcctctttacttatataggagataggacacttataatgtggtgacagagcctctttacttatataggagataggacacttataatgtggtgacagagcctctttacttatataggagataggacacttataatgtggtgacagagcctctttacttatataggagataggacacttataatgtggtgacagagcctctttacttatataggagataggacacttataatgtggtgacagagcctctttacttatataggagataggacacttataatgtggtgacagagcctctttacttatataggagatagggcacttataatgtggtgacagagcctctttacttatataggagataggacacttataatgtggtgacagagcctctttacttatataggagatagggcacttataatgtggtgacagagcctctttacttatatagga
This Rhinoderma darwinii isolate aRhiDar2 chromosome 1 unlocalized genomic scaffold, aRhiDar2.hap1 SUPER_1_unloc_12, whole genome shotgun sequence DNA region includes the following protein-coding sequences:
- the LOC142669032 gene encoding uncharacterized protein LOC142669032 encodes the protein MENHPANEFRNWTVLSLQERARGLGLNYQGLSKEPLIDLLVSASQVTSSQVANGHAPETGALTAKSQWLVWYEEEMAALGSIVTQEYQLEAANMAKQRQAAMEAERGQNITWGESRRNRETLRVTRKEFKPFNEETGDVEGFFQDFEQQCALLDVPTSDWMRVLVGLLEGGAAEAYRTLDAQWNRDYDIVKQTILDYYAVTPDSHRAQFRDLPCTAGGSFRMYAHKMSRACQRWLEAESAFTVDDILQAFLKEQFYTKCPQEIREWVRERKPPTLNGAAALADEALTIKPQWRRLLDNKPQSNPAPRPPPVIYGPQPIRRPITTMPTNPGAPQFRPRYGGISERKCYGCGQPGHLQSSCPSRNRRELRPFPPPPGHLVHSILPEEEFPPPPPEWTTEPCITETPPGLYGIQSLAKSYPEQRQRHLQDVFIDGYKVTGFRDTGAFLTIADPRVVRPEAIHQGPGIPIALAGGTRKYIQKAAVHLDYGYGERLCWIGVMGGLPADVLLGNDIGELQCHFVGAVTRNQAAQAQRISDFTVEQHPGPPTELVRATSTASTLRDFWDREEFRQEIEGDPTLAAIKLRAETGQEGENGDRITRDKGLYYRLVEARGGVNPEATTRQLIVPQKYRLQLLQLAHDIPLSGHQGRKRTEKRITHNFYWPGVSQSVVRYCRTCDVCQRMRHPGARHKVPLQSLPIIEEPFQRVAVDIIGPLAHPSRTGKRFILTVVDYATRYPEAVALSSITAMKVAEALVTIFTRVGFPSEILSDQGTQFMSDLVQSLWHTCGVRAIRTTPYHPQTNGLCERFNGTLKNMLRAFADTERDWEQYLPHLLFAYREVPQESTGFSPFELLYGRKVRGPLTLLKEYWEGEITDTGVPVIPYVLEFRDRLTRLTTLAKEHLQQAQYRQKTWYNRKARTREFIEGQQVLMINAVPANKLQATWDGPYRVIRKLNDTNYVIAMDPSGRRQKTVHINMLKEYHDRSLPVLAICCPPSDKEGDDSLPDLLHLSRAGGTLNQVPLGLHLSDIQKDDILALLGPRASAFSSAPGRTTLTSHHVETQGQRPIQQAPYRVPEAVRDMIKSELADMKQLGIIRPSQSPWASPVVLVPKKDGTTRFCVDYRRLNDATKSDAYPMPRIDDLLDRLASARFVTTLDLSKGYWQIPLTENARERSAFITLFEFLGMPFGMKNAPATFQRLVDRLLEQCQDFACAYLDDIAIFSTSWEEHLKHLGIVLDHILAAGLTIRPDKCQLGMAEVQYLGHRVGGGTLRPEPAKVEAISNWPTPQTKKQVLAFLGTASYYRKFVSHFSALAKPLNDLTRKNMPRMVKWAPACEEAFTALKTALTTAPVLAAPDYKRRFLVQTDASTYGIGAVLSQIDAAGHEHPVAFISRKLLDREVAYATIEKECLAIVWALKKLQPYLYGRDFTIVTDHNPLTWLNRVSGDNGRLLRWSLSLQPYSFSIQYKRGSQHQNADGLSRQEEP